From a single Metopolophium dirhodum isolate CAU chromosome 6, ASM1992520v1, whole genome shotgun sequence genomic region:
- the LOC132947473 gene encoding MRG/MORF4L-binding protein-like — translation MSNQSPSTSDMTNCSETGNNNLIGCKPIETFKWTLRLEKCLLRNMAGLKPSGINKHLSMLLLKKKMYKELKLNIPIKVLWNYMSTKWDIRAADCIESIHFDTSEKDFVLPEDFDQLIDEEGEKIKNLNKECLNDEINERKLLYWSGTTRSKSNSMSSVDSKEDLNEIIPSTLLQSSPAKTNEVGSDDGSCTRRSMSTNDELENSKSDEKNKLKHLKHFNIKTSNKSKSMDKIEVKAKIRNRVTSDLLVVQQSLDNMQSLGKRSCSKKNS, via the exons ATGTCAAATCAATCACCATCCACATCAGACATGACTAATTGTTCAGAGACGGGCAACAACAATCTCATTGGCTGTAAGCCAATTGAAACATTCAAATGGACTTTAAGACTTGAGAAATGTTTGCTACGAAACATGGCGGGTCTGAAGCCTAGTG GAATTAACAAACACTTGAGTATGcttctactaaaaaaaaaaatgtataaagaattaaaacttaatataccAATTAAAGTTCTATGGAATTATATGTCAACTAAATGGGATATTAGAGCtgct gattgTATAGaaagtatacattttgataCTAGTGAGAAGGACTTTGTTTTACCAGAAGATTTTGACCAGTTGATTGATGAAGAaggagaaaaaattaaaaatctaaataaagaat gtTTAAATGATGAAATTAATGAgaggaaattattatattggagTGGTACAACAAGATCTAAGTCCAATTCTATGTCTTCTGTAGATTCCAAGGAAGATCTCAATGAGATAATTCCTTCAACATTATTACAAAGCTCTCCAGCTAAAACAAATGAAGTTGGGTCAGATGATGGTTCATGTACTAGAAGATCTATGAGTACAAATGACGAACTTGAAAATAGTAAATCTGATGAAAAAAACaagttaaaacatttgaaacactttaatataaaaacatcaaataaatCCAAAAGTATGGATAAGATTGAAGTCAAAGCTAAAATACGTAATAGAGTAACATCCGATCTATTAGTTGTTCAACAATCTCTAGATAATATGCAATCATTAGGCAAACGCTCTTGTagcaaaaaaaattcataa